The Acinonyx jubatus isolate Ajub_Pintada_27869175 chromosome D1, VMU_Ajub_asm_v1.0, whole genome shotgun sequence genome includes a window with the following:
- the KLHL35 gene encoding kelch-like protein 35, which produces MYAQSMPGLLPPPSFPPSLPVLVQEWNKSPASPPPLFPLSSPLPPGVQPLCPPVAEPERESRQSRKDIGARTARGAAAGQRGVVSASAAATEHLGEGMARMLEGPVPEESEHRSQGPCAGSCHAQRLLQTLNAYRLSGTFTDVVLRAGGRDFPCHRAALSAGSAYFRSLFAAGQPERGLAVVPVVPVASEAPGAGPGVAAAALAVVLDYVYGAGVRLRAEDEAAAVLALAERLGVAGLREACASFLEGRLRAANSLALRRVAAAFSLAPLAERCGRVLRQAFVEVVRHADFLELAPDEVAALLADPALGVAREEAVFEAAMRWVRHDAPARSGQLRRLLEHVRLPLLAPAYFLEKVEADELLQANRECRPLLLEARACFILGPEAGALRARPRRFMDLAEVIVVIGGCDRKGLLKLPFTDAYHPESRRWTPLPSLPGYMRSEFAACALRNDIYVSGGHINSHDVWMFSSPLHTWIKVASLLKGRWRHKMAVMQGQLFAVGGFDGLRRLRSVERYDPFSNTWVAATPLPEAVSSAAVVACAGRIYVIGGAGQDGVSINKVQCFDPEEDRWSLRSPAPFSQCCLEAVSLEGTIYVVGGLMSKIFTYDPGTDVWGEAAVLPSPVESCGLTACDGKVHILGGRDDLGESTDKVFTFDPSSGQVEAQPSLQRCTSSHGCITIIQSLSR; this is translated from the exons ATGTATGCACAGTCAATGCCAGGCTTACTCccgcctccttccttccccccgtCCCTCCCAGTGCTGGTCCAGGAATGGAACAAAAGCCCAgcatcccctcctccccttttccccctctcctctcccctcccccctggcgTCCAGCCCCTTTGTCCTCCTGTAGCTGAGCCGGAGCGGGAGTCCAGGCAGAGCCGCAAGGACATTGGAGCCAGGACTGCCAGGGGTGCGGCAGCAGGACAGAGAGGAGTGGTCAGTGCCAGCGCAGCAGccacagagcacctgggtgagGGCATGGCCAG GATGCTGGAGGGCCCGGTGCCGGAGGAGTCGGAGCACAGGTCCCAAGGGCCGTGCGCTGGGTCTTGCCACGCGCAGCGCCTTCTGCAAACCCTCAATGCGTACCGACTGAGCGGCACCTTCACCGACGTGGTGCTGCGCGCCGGTGGCCGAGACTTCCCGTGCCACCGCGCGGCACTCAGCGCGGGCAGCGCCTACTTCCGCAGCCTGTTCGCCGCGGGGCAGCCGGAGCGCGGCCTGGCCGTAGTGCCCGTGGTGCCCGTGGCCTCGGAAGCGCCGGGTGCGGGGCCTGGCGTGGCGGCGGCGGCTCTGGCCGTGGTGCTTGACTACGTGTACGGGGCGGGCGTGCGGCTGCGCGCTGAGGACGAGGCGGCCGCCGTGCTGGCGCTCGCCGAGCGGCTGGGCGTGGCGGGCCTGCGCGAGGCCTGCGCCAGCTTCCTCGAGGGTCGCCTGCGCGCCGCCAACAGCCTGGCGCTGCGTCGCGTGGCCGCCGCCTTCTCGCTCGCCCCTCTGGCCGAACGCTGCGGCCGCGTGCTGCGCCAGGCGTTCGTCGAGGTGGTGCGCCACGCCGACTTCCTGGAGCTGGCGCCCGACGAGGTGGCGGCGCTGCTGGCCGACCCGGCCCTGGGCGTGGCACGCGAGGAGGCCGTGTTCGAGGCGGCCATGCGCTGGGTGCGCCACGACGCGCCGGCCCGCAGCGGGCAGCTGAGGCGCCTGCTGGAGCACGTGCGGCTGCCCCTGCTGGCGCCCGCCTACTTCCTGGAGAAGGTGGAGGCCGACGAGCTGCTGCAGGCCAACCGCGAGTGCCGCCCGCTGCTGCTCGAGGCCCGCGCCTGCTTCATCCTCGGCCCCGAAGCTGGTGCGCTGCGGGCCCGGCCGCGGAG ATTCATGGACCTAGCTGAAGTGATCGTGGTCATCGGCGGTTGTGACCGCAAGGGGCTCCTGAAGCTGCCCTTCACTGATGCCTACCATCCAGAGAGCCGGCGCTGGACCCCACTGCCCAGCCTCCCAGGATACATGCGCTCAGAGTTCGCCGCCTGTGCTCTGCGCAATGACATCTATGTTTCCG GAGGCCACATCAACAGCCATGACGTTTGGATGTTTAGCTCCCCTCTGCACACCTGGATCAAGGTGGCCTCGCTGCTCAAGGGCAGGTGGAGGCATAAGATGGCAGTCATGCAGGGGCAG CTGTTCGCGGTGGGCGGCTTTGATGGCCTTCGGCGCCTGCGCAGCGTAGAACGCTATGACCCCTTCTCCAACACCTGGGTGGCAGCAACACCTCTCCCAGAGGCTGTGAGCTCAGCTGCAGTGGTGGCCTGTGCCGGCAGGATCTACGTGATCGGGGGCGCTGGGCAGGACGGTGTCAGCATCAACAAG gTGCAGTGCTTTGACCCTGAGGAGGACCGGTGGAGCCTGCGATCACCGGCGCCCTTCTCACAGTGCTGTCTCGAGGCTGTCTCCCTTGAGGGCACCATCTATGTGGTTGGAGGCCTCATGAGCAAAATCTTCACTTATGACCCTGGCACAGATGTCTGGGGGGAGGCAGCTGTCCTCCCCAGCCCTGTG GAGAGCTGTGGCTTGACTGCGTGTGATGGGAAGGTCCACATCCTTGGTGGGCGGGACGATCTTGGGGAGAGCACCGACAAGGTCTTCACCTTTGATCCCAGCAGTGGGCAGGTGGAGGCCCAGCCATCCCTACAGCGCTGTACCAGCTCCCATGGTTGCATCACCATCATTCAGAGCCTGAGCAGGTGA